In Styela clava chromosome 10, kaStyClav1.hap1.2, whole genome shotgun sequence, the sequence AGGGTTGGAGCCCAACCCAGTATTGTATCCTCAATTTTCACATTGCAAGAAATTTACTTTTTGACGGGtagaaaattgataaaattgacTTGTTTTATACAGATGCAGGACGAAATAAAACTATTGAGAAGACAACAGACGCCGCAAAACAATTCTTCCGCCGATCAGTTTTCTGACAAGAGAATGAGAAGTAAATCATGCATAGAAAATTACCGAATTTTACTTCTCAGTGAAACTGCgatgtaaaaataaactaatatataCTGCAGATTTGGATTCCTTCTTGACGAAACTGACTGAACAGCAAGCTCAACTTAACTACACCGTTGAAACCATTTTGCACCTGAATCGTTCACAGGAGCAATTGTCACTTTCAATAATACAAGGTAAAAGATTGTGTTTTAATAAGCTTGCTGTCGCACACAAGTCGAGCATGTCTAAAACGGGAACATTTCTGGATGGGAATGATCGCAGGGGCAAATTACCGCGGATGAAAATGCCCATGGGTGTGAATATATATTGGTGCGGTCATTCATATATGCAACTTACTGCGGGTGCAAATTACTATGCATACAATCTGTATTTTGAACGTGTGCAGTTTATAGGTGCAAATGGACGTGGGTGAAAAATAATATAGCGGAATTTTAGAAGACCTCACGAGTTAAGGTTTTTCTGGCACAAACTTTTTAGAATTTTCTAACTCTCCAAATATATTGCAGATTTTGATTCTTTACACACAAAACTGACTGAACAGCAATCTCACATTAACTATACCTGGAAAACATTTCACATCCGCTACCAAAACAAGCTTGCATAAATTAGAGACTTTACAGAATAGGGCTGTTAGAATTCTCTCTAGCTAGGGCGCCTATTTGTTCTAACTTAAGTATTCTATACCATAAGACCAGGATTCTTAAATTGTCTGATATTTATGAGCTAGAACTAACTTCTAAACTTATGCATCAATTACACAATTATCATTATCAATTGCCCACAGCTTTTTCCGACTATTTCGTCTCGCTTAGTAACATGCATGAGCATAATACTCGCTTTTTGagcaatttcaatttatttctaCTTCGATTTACATTAGACAAGTGCCAGAACTCCTTGAAAATATAAGGGTGTTGTAATTTGGAATAGCATTCCCCATAGCCTACGTCAGTCATCTTATGACACCTTCAGAGTAAATAAAAGAAATTCATGCTTTCCCTCTACCCTTCTGTTATCCTCACATCCGATTAATGTGGATTAGAAACTCTCTTCGCCATTGCCAGCTCGAACGATGACTTGATCCAGAGTACCTGTTTAAATACTCTTTGAATTCCCTGTGTAATTTATAACATTTGTACTAATATTTTTACCTGTGCATGTTGCATGGCATCAGCCATACAACAAGTATTCACAGAATTTTCAACCTTGACCAATATATCAGGGGATAAGCTAAAACTTAAGTATTAAGCTTGATTATTGacctaaaacaaataacttagGTCATTTACTCCCATTCAGTGACAACTGTCTTGATATCTGCCAATACAAGCAGACAATATAATCAGACATTATATTGTCTCTACTCACCATGACATTCTTTTACCTGTCAACTACTATGAATTGATTTTTATGTATTCCTCTTCAGAACAACCTTGGCCAGTAGCCTATAAGTTATGAATAGTGATAATATATAGTTGAACATATATATTTGAGGCTGCTAAGATCTGGGTCTCTGGTAACAACCATTACAGGCAGCCAGATTACTGATATCCAGTCATTATACCcctaataatattattataatgttAACCATATTCTACAATTTCATAAATCTGCCTTTGTTTTTTTCCCCATGTTTTATATAAAGTGGCATCTCGTCACTTAATCAAGTATCACATGCTATTTAATCCTtccttcaatttttgaatactgTAGTCCATGTTCATtctgattttacattttcagtgTGTTAAACCCCAGCACAGatttaggtaccggtaccgttttCTTCCTTCCATGGAAGGTACCGGTACAGTTCGTTACTACTACCGCACTTCGTTATTACCTTACAACCGACAGGACTTGTGCTTATGGCATTCAGTTCACTGTAACCCCGTGCCATACTATATCGAAAGTACAATGTTCTATAAATCTATATTGTACCATAGTCGCCTCACAATGGTACCATTGTGACTTTGGCTCAAAACGCTATTGTCATAGTTACCTAGAATCTTAGTGCACGGAGTCTTTTTTTATAGTTGTTAAACGCGCGAATCCTGGGAACACCAGGTTTGCTTAGACGTATTTATTGTTTTCTCCAAATAACATATATAGTTCGAATctttgttattattaatatctgTTAGACTATTTTAAGgctgccgctgctcgataacctatATTGGGTTTTCGCGGTTTCCCTCGCCGTGAAACGCATTTTTcctatttattgtaatttttagtATATCCAGTGTGTTTTcagtatggtgaaaaaataaattactgattactaaaTCGCTCTCAGGATCAGCTGGAGCTTTGGGTAACACAAGGTAACAGTATGTGCTTTATTATTCAAACAGTAGAACTTGATGTAGATGTAATAAATAGGGGTAAATAATCTTGCTGCATAACATTTTTTGGATTTCATGTATGAATTCTAGCATATCTAACATAAAGATTCATGAGTGGCCAACCAGCAGCTTGCGAAGTCCCACTAAGTAGCCTGCATAACTATAAATGACTTGTAAATTTAACGGTAGCGGTTTTTGGTGGGGACATCTTACGAAAGATTCCTAGTTTCAACGCTGGTGCCACTGTTATTTATagatatttcataaatatagtATTGACGACGCTTCGAATACACGTGCTAAACATGCTAACACGCGTTTAAACAGGATTCGTTCGTAAACATACAGTATGTGACATTGCTAACCAGTACCAACCCCAACCTATTGGGTGAACCAAAAACGGAAACTATATATACTATATGTTTCAATTGGCCTGGGCTCCGTTTTTTGGGTCACACTGTATATCTATGTTTGTCATAGATTCTGATGCTTTTTCAGAACTGGCGGGGCAATTTAATAAATCTCTTGAGGACATGTGGAGTCTCAACCAGTCTCATGGAACTCCGGAAAAGTCACTTAATCATTTTATTCAGCAACTTGCAACATCGATAAAACatgttaatttttatttgtgtaatTAGTATTACTGCAGTACTTGCAATATGATAACACAAAAATTGTCTGTGGTAAACGCTatcaatttttctaattttctcgGTATACTTTTATTAggaatcattttgaaaataacgTAACGCTTCTGAACGACGTAATTTTACCAATCTTCTgccgtaaataatattttgttggtaagccAACGTCTCAATCTGCTCTGCACCAAAATGAAGGCCATATAGTCATAACTTGTATTTTTGCAGACTCAGAAGTGCTTAATCTCAAACTTATTGAAACGCAGATCCAAATGAATCAGTCAGTTGCAAGCCTGAATCATTCTCTCCATCAATTAGCGATATCAGTGATACAAGGTGGGTTTAAATGACAAGAGATGCTCACAGGGGGgcgcgagaggtcacaagatggaatcgTAAATTTACATGTATcggctcctgaaacggtctcctCGTTAGTTAAAAATATCGGCTTTTTcgtgttataataaatttttctgtctcgtaataactacaataattcaaaaagtctctctattttaattcatttgtgttcgaggtaactcgcggttgcggcgactcacgacaaaatattacctatctaaaataccacgccaatccgcggacataataaaGTGTGATCAATTGCCCgattgtatttagtttttatatatattgcactcatgTGATTTCGTTCTCgtcattagaaagatctggtataatatcccaAAAAGTATAATTAATTTAGTACAACtaaaatacatgtaaagtatattagtaaatgaaaaacacatattcATCGAAacgaaatccccgcggtacggcttctgagtcagtcctcgagattacgccaatcattaaaagagccgactttttcaacggatatgtaatggtttttctgttgaataaaatattcaatccatgattgatatacttattcAAAATGGTTTCTTTATTCATTTAAtcgtgataaattaaatctgcgattgcgtcgataaaataaaagcaccagtactccaaaataacacggtaatccgcaaccataaaaatgtcgattacattttgatttgtattcttgtCAATTTCACtaatatgagctgtccctgcatctctcactccgctctatcgcaattcggccactcgattaatttcaagatatcaccgttacagatattcctaagtctgcgatcccacggagtaaaatttatatcaagtctgtagttttagaacactactggtgtggcgcacgcacaaggaatttatgagattttcaatgtctaagaaagtgtttttaatctgacgcggtccaccccaaaacaaaactcttggcgttttccgttttatttttagtattttataacgCCACTTTTACAATCCCAAATTTTTTAGTTacggattcacttctttattctatctttagcatctcgtcgctgatgattataataaaatCTAACTTGTTTtcctcagaggtgtcatggttccattcgagaacaaaaaagtaattataatcgtcttcgcggcacaagaatatgtcgagggaaatttaggaagaataaacaccaaaaTCAAGATCTTTAGGGCTTAAATACCACGCCACGCTAACGTAAAAAATGGAGATTTGAACAaatcgcaaacgccttagcgacaacaattgattgaaattttacgtgtcttatgtaaacgtttaagcagaaaataaattaaaggataggtttattgcttgtttagttttacttaataattaGTTTGACTTTGCCAAGTATTGCAAATTGAGCGAAAAAACGAGAATTTATGATGACCAACCACTATTTGGCTtgatacatacgacagtgaatggcgaagttgtactccgaagcgttttatgcctaagcaatctgagcaatgacgctatgagaccaacactcagttatagcgccatcttaatatataacaacttgtccatcacaaaagcattttttcaaagcaaaaagaggggggggggggagggcgcgaagtttgtaaaatttttcaaaggggggcgcggctcaaaaagttcaaGAACTCTAGATCTAGACTCTAGAGCGCGTGTTCGTAGAAGGTGACATtagtgtgatgtcataaatgGAATAGTAATAAATGCCCCGTCATATTACTGAGGTCAAAATACAAATCAAGTTGATCATCACAATAATTAGTTTACTCATAagcgccgttattaagcttattttggaacagacctgcgggcgactcatatggCCTTCACGAGCGACacggtgcccgcgggcaacgggttggtgacccctgttctaGAGTAATGATCAAATTTATATCCCTTTTTCATTCATGCCTCATTCAATCGTAGTTGGTGACTATCTGTGGTCTTGTAGATTCTATATCTCCGAGTTTAGCCTTGGCTTGTTCGCCGTTTATATTTCCTACTCAAcgaatgaaaaataacaaaaatcgaTATCACTGCTGCAATGTTATAAAATAGTGCAATCTTTTTGCAGAGTCAGAGGCATTTCACAACAAACTCAACGAACAGCAAATCCGATTAAATCAATATATTGAAATCACGTCAAGTCTGAATTGTTCTCACCAACAATTAAAGATACAGGAACGTAGGTTAAGTAGTGAAtcggaatattttttaaataccatAAGTGATGGGTCTatatcagtgctcttcaacctttttgttattgcggaacccctgatataatttttcgttttttagggaaccacaaataacaaaaataaaacacgaaatactcgtaacacgaaatatttgtaattcaaatagTTCTAAATCAACAACGAAACAAAAAGAAGGTAACAAGCGTGAAATTAAATGACTAGGTTGGTCttgcatttcctttgcaatcttcTTGACGGCGCTCAAAGCAATTCTCATACTCATGTCTACACTCTTTTAAACAACTTCTTTTTTGTTACTTTATGTTAAGGGACATACTTactgtaagtatgttgatatttgtctgtctgtatgtatgtatgtctgttagatgcacgcgatatctcacgaaagcgagattgaatctacTCCAGATtttacatgtgcattcatcatatctcggaccagaaccCTATTGTTtctgggcaaattatgtcgtataattagcgagtttttAACTAATTATTGACTTTACTGGCCCAGCAGTCAATTTTTCCTTTACGTGGAACCCCATAAACTCACATGTGttgcggaaccctagggttctAAAACCCCTGCACTCTGGAACTTTTATCCACCACTGGATGACGGCTATATTGGGAACAGAAGTGCTAAACGATATTTTGAACGCCTTTACAGTACTGAATacatttttttacagttttccCAAAGGACTGCACAACTGTATTTCGTAAAAATGCAAAAACCCAAAACAACAGCGGTGGAGTCTTTGATATTTATCCAGAATCAAGCGACAAACCTTTCGAAGTTTACTGCGATCTTGTAACTGATGGAGGCGGATGGACAGTATGTTACATGTATCCAACTACTTTCTAATATAATGACCTTAGAAAaaagataatatttttctgCTAGCTCTGATAACATGTTGCATTATTAAACATCTTAGAACTTTTTGGCAAAAACCCTATGCTTTCACTTGTACTGAGTAGCCCCATCATTTCTCAATCTGGAAGGAAAATGCCAGGAAATTTCAATTTACGAAATTAAAAGAAAAGTAAAACGATAAATCTTCTAAATTCATAAAATGATCTGGCATCAGTAACTGCCGTCAAAAGAATGAGAAAATCATGGTAATCATGACGTAATATTGACGGTGTTTCGCGGTTGAAAATCCAGGCTTGACCCCCCTTGTTATATTTCCAAGGTCTTTCAAAGACGAATGGACGGAACAGAAGACTTCTACAGAGGATGGGACGAATACGCCAATGGATTCGGAGAAAAAGATAAAGAAATGTGGTTAGGTGGGTGTAGTTCATTTGGGCATAAAATGTAAATCTCCGAACTTGATCTATTGTGTCCAGAGGCCATCAAATTCTTTTGAGCTCCGATCATTAAGTAGCAAATTGTAATGAACTAATAACAGAACATATCTATGCAGCAGAATCCACCAAATGTTTTGCAGTTTTGTCTATTTCGTTTAAAACAGTTGTTATTCTTGGAGCCAGGCCAGCTATCTATCATGTTTCTTAGCCATGCTTGCGAATATGCCCTTTCGGACATATGATTTCTAATGTGGTTCAGATAGTTGGGTTCCCAGTTTGTAGAGTTCTGGGTAGGTATTACTTAAAAACTATAGCCCACTTGACCTTGGGCATGCAATGCAGCCAGCAATTCATGTGTATTATATTTTCCACGTTCAGGCTTGGAAACCATCCATCAACTGACTAAAAACAGAAGTTACGAACTAAGAGTTGATTTGGGAGTGACTTGACTGCACTGTAATGAAGATTGTTGTCTCTATTTATTCATCGTAAGAGAgtttctttattatattatatctgATTACTATATCTCGTAAACAATTAAATTGATTCACATTAAGGCGCGCTTCCATTTTCTCGGTCAGTTAGTTCCACCAAtattcagtggtgggattcagccggttcgcaccggttttatagaaccgtcgtctcacggaattttatgagatcagcgaaccggttagcattactggttactgtcaatgttctgtttgtaacagaaccggctgacaaaaaatttgaataccacCACTGTTTCGAAATCTTTCTCCTGTCATCttcaattttaaatgtttgtAAGCTTCTTTTTCTTACTTTTACTTTATAGTtttaacataatctctttcctcGAAATAGTAAGTTTATTTATTAGCTTTCGTTATATCATAGTCTAACTAACTTCTccagataaaacaagatatggctACAAATGATAAAGATCAATAGTCAGTTAAAAATAATATActaaaaaatctaaaatatcaTAGATGGATGGGTTGAGTCCGTCTCTACTGTGCTGTCTAGAAGAATGATATTGAGTAGTTCCATGTTCGACCATTTCTAGATGTTCCGGTGtttgtttttgaacttttttgatttttttgttgttgtttgttttagaatctTTCTCTCTGAATTTCACTCTTCTACGTCGATTCCTCGTGCTGGCCGAGTTCTCAGTGTGTTGATCCAAACGTGTTCTTTGTTTTTCCTATAAAACTCAATAATAGGGAGGAAATCGACAAATGAATAGTGTCGCGGATCATAGCGTCCGCGTTCAtattgtgtgtatatatatttttatgttcaaaaaCTGTTATGTTGACCCTTATTCAATGCTATTTTGTCGGATCTGTACTCCGACCACCCACTACACGTGAGAGAAAAACTATGACTTTTGCTCTCTTTCTCCGGTCGCTGCGCTGGCGGGCGGTCGTGTTTTTATTCTTGATGATGTTTTTGTGTATGTAATTACATCTGCTACTGTGACAATGACGAGCACGCCTGGATTACATCTTCTTCAGACTGTGACTATGGCGAACACGCCATGATCATCTTTCATAAACTGTGACAATAGTCGTTGTTCATGCGTTTGTTCTCTGATCAAAAACATCTttaattcaaaacaattggATTAAGCTTAAAGagtattttcatttcaatatttggtTTTCTTATCTCAAATTGGAGATTTTAATTGAGTGCTGTTATTTCACTGATTAAATGACCTGTCCAACAAAATAACGTTGTCAATTGAGTCAAATTTGAATAAGGGAAGAATAACGATGATAGATCTCAACTTCTTCATAAGGATCCCACTAATATGAATAAGAGTAAACATAATTAAATACCTGACTCCCTACCAAAGAAACGCACTGTCGGATCTATCAATTTGCATAATATCCAATCTAAAATACGCCccacatatatattatttccaTATCATAAATTGTTGACTAAACTGACACTAATCAAAACGAACTAGTACCCCAATAACCTTAAATGCAAAACTTAGCGACCAAGCTTCACATTTGTCTATAACAGGGCTTTTCAACGTGGGGTTCGCGAAACCCCAGGGgatcacgagaagatttccaggggcaCTTGATTGGCAGTTGAGTTATCATGTTTTGCTAATTTTGAATGTCTTTTGCTATCAGAAGAAAATGCGTGCCGGTTGAAACTCAGCGTGGatttccctgatcttgcgttgtagTGAcccaacaatgtgaaattcacagCTTTGCAGCCAAACTGGGAAGTCTCAAAAGACAATGTGCTGTTTGCTCCTCGAATTGAGAAATTTATTCGCAACAAACAGGGACAGCCTTCACTGATGTATAAATGAAATGAATACTtttgtttaatataatttaaaatagtGGTTCCCAACTATTCTGGcgtaccggtaaaattaaataaaatgtactcgcggaccggcaaaaattgaaatgagtggaatAGGAAATAATACCATATCGTCGTTATTACTTAttgatctttagatcggtaagtatgttgataggtatttgtctgtctgttagatgcacgagatatctcacgaaggcgtggttgaatctgctccaaattttgcatgtgcatttatcatatcttggaccagaagGACCTATTGATGACCTTGaccctattgattttggatgaattatgtcgtataattagtgagttattaattaattagtaatgggacacgcggtgtcactatagagtcatgaatcgaaaccgcagtttcgatcgataagtcttcggtctccgaccgatactCTCGTTTCGAGTTCAGTAAAGCGAATGAGAACCTTTATTTGACATAGGCTATCTAGTAGTTGCACGCACACTAGTTTTGGTTACTGATCTTGTGACATGTGTTGTTTGCACAAGCTAGTTGTTAAGGCATTGTAGCCATGgttaataaattggactcaggtataggttTTGCAACCAAACGGATTCGAATACTCGCAcatacatcattcaaaattggcacttctccgcgtgCCGctagatttttttttgaattttttcactACACCTGGTGTAGTGCATCAGACGACCTATCTCACGGAACTCTTTACCAGTCCAGGAGTGAAGATGTCGCTTCCCCTTAAAACATGCGACATATGAGAAAATTATGGATAATTTGCATGGGAGCGATAGCTTTTATTCATGCTTATTAGTCGTTAATATTCAACAGAATTTGACCCAGTCTGACTCTAATTTACTAATCTCGCATCAATCTTGTATAAAGGACAGGTATATTAATTTGTATCAAATAATTCCTCATTTATATTACTTCCGGATCG encodes:
- the LOC120337177 gene encoding uncharacterized protein LOC120337177 isoform X2 translates to MSTVETEFYCDTPDNPNPDRNNTFPANDNVYGMTCVQVPPQKSKDNKKTNIKNGLVISVISLAMVVALVTFNIVMITQMQDEIKLLRRQQTPQNNSSADQFSDKRMRNLDSFLTKLTEQQAQLNYTVETILHLNRSQEQLSLSIIQDSEVLNLKLIETQIQMNQSVASLNHSLHQLAISVIQESEAFHNKLNEQQIRLNQYIEITSSLNCSHQQLKIQELFPKDCTTVFRKNAKTQNNSGGVFDIYPESSDKPFEVYCDLVTDGGGWTVCYMSFKDEWTEQKTSTEDGTNTPMDSEKKIKKCG
- the LOC120337177 gene encoding uncharacterized protein LOC120337177 isoform X1: MSTVETEFYCDTPDNPNPDRNNTFPANDNVYGMTCVQVPPQKSKDNKKTNIKNGLVISVISLAMVVALVTFNIVMITQMQDEIKLLRRQQTPQNNSSADQFSDKRMRNLDSFLTKLTEQQAQLNYTVETILHLNRSQEQLSLSIIQDSEVLNLKLIETQIQMNQSVASLNHSLHQLAISVIQESEAFHNKLNEQQIRLNQYIEITSSLNCSHQQLKIQELFPKDCTTVFRKNAKTQNNSGGVFDIYPESSDKPFEVYCDLVTDGGGWTVFQRRMDGTEDFYRGWDEYANGFGEKDKEMWLGLETIHQLTKNRSYELRVDLGVT
- the LOC120337177 gene encoding uncharacterized protein LOC120337177 isoform X3, with translation MSTVETEFYCDTPDNPNPDRNNTFPANDNVYGMTCVQVPPQKSKDNKKTNIKNGLVISVISLAMVVALVTFNIVMITQMQDEIKLLRRQQTPQNNSSADQFSDKRMRNLDSFLTKLTEQQAQLNYTVETILHLNRSQEQLSLSIIQESEAFHNKLNEQQIRLNQYIEITSSLNCSHQQLKIQELFPKDCTTVFRKNAKTQNNSGGVFDIYPESSDKPFEVYCDLVTDGGGWTVFQRRMDGTEDFYRGWDEYANGFGEKDKEMWLGLETIHQLTKNRSYELRVDLGVT